In Meleagris gallopavo isolate NT-WF06-2002-E0010 breed Aviagen turkey brand Nicholas breeding stock unplaced genomic scaffold, Turkey_5.1 ChrUn_random_7180001953203, whole genome shotgun sequence, the sequence atcccaatcccagtCCCCATCCCCGAACCATTTCActccaatcccaatcccaatcccaatcccggTGCCCCCAATCCCAGTCCCAATCCCACTTCCCCTCCTGTTCtgtcccaatcccaatcccaatgctcccaatcccaatcccagtacctcccagtcCAAATCCCCATCCCAGTTCCACTTCAGCCCCGTCCCAATCCTAATCCCAATCCTGGCTCCGTCTCCaatcccagtccatcccattCCCAATTCCCCTCCagccccatcccaatcccaatcccaatcccaatcccagtGCCCCACCGTCCCAATCTCCCTCTCAATCCCAATCCCAGTGCCCCACTGTCCCATCCCAGTAGATCCCAGTCCCAATCCCAATTCCCCCCCAATCCACTCCTGCTCtgtcccaatcccaatcccagtacctcccaatcccaatcccagcTCCCCTTCTgccccaatcccaatcccagtCCCTCCCCAGTTCTGTCTCAATCCCAATCTCAGTGtccccaatcccaatcccatcccaatgctccccaatcccaatcccagtTCCCCTTCAGACCCATTacaatcccaatcccaatcccaatcccaataCCTCCCAGTCCCAATCCCAATACCTCCCAGTCCCagtcccaatcccaatcccagtcccaatcccaatccaatccaatcctCATGCcaatcccagtgcctcccagtcccAATCCCAACACCTCCCAATCCCAATCTGAATCCCAgtcccaatcccatcccagtgctccccaatcccagtgctccccagtcccaatcccaatccaatccaatcctCATGCcaatcccagtgcctcccagtcccAATCCCAACACCTCCCAATCCCAATCTGAATCCCAgtcccaatcccatcccagtgctccccaaTCCCAGTGCTCCCCAGTCCCAATCCCAGTTATAATCCAAATCCCAATCCCAAATCCCAGTGCCTCTAATCCCAATGTCTCCCAATCCCAAATCCCATTCCCAATACCTTCCattcccaatcccaatcccagtgcctcccatccccatgtcccccaatCCCAATTCCAATCCCAAATCCTAATGCCAATACC encodes:
- the LOC109365058 gene encoding vegetative cell wall protein gp1-like → PNPTSPPVLSQSQSQCSQSQSQYLPVQIPIPVPLQPRPNPNPNPGSVSNPSPSHSQFPSSPIPIPIPIPIPVPHRPNLPLNPNPSAPLSHPSRSQSQSQFPPNPLLLCPNPNPSTSQSQSQLPFCPNPNPSPSPVLSQSQSQCPQSQSHPNAPQSQSQFPFRPITIPIPIPIPIPPSPNPNTSQSQSQSQSQSQSQSNPILMPIPCPPIPLPIPLPSNPIPNPIVPQSQCPPIPFPIPFPIPMPPIPIPIPFPIP